Genomic segment of Delphinus delphis chromosome 12, mDelDel1.2, whole genome shotgun sequence:
cgggcctctcactgctgtggcctctcctgcttcggagcacaggctccggacgcgcaggctcagcggccacggctcatgggcccagctgctacgcggcacgcgggatcctcccggaaccggggcacgaacacgtgtcctctgcataggcaggcggactctccaccactgcgccaccagggaagcccaggaacaaaGTATTGATATGTGTGACAACATGGACGAAGCTTGAAatcatcatgctaagtgaaagaagctagacacaaaaggtcacatattatataattctatctatatgaaatgtccagaataagcaaatccatagagtcagaaagtagattACTGGTTGCCCGGGAATGGGGTAGATGGGGTGTGTGAGGAATGAGGAGTGTCTGGTAACAGgtatgggtttctttttgaggtggtGAGACGTCTGGCATGAGATAGTGGTGATGAATGCACAGccttgtgaacatactaaaaccCACGAAAccgtacactttaaaatggtgaattttatggtatacgAATGATATCTcaatttaataaaaaggaaaatagcatACAAGTTAGTGTGTAGAgtatatccatttttaaaagggtagtatatatatgctactttattttttttattttttaaataaatttattttatttattttttggctgcattgggtcgtcactgctgtgcacgggctttctctgattgcggtgcacgggcttattgcggtggcttctcttgttgcggagcacgggctctaggcgcacgggcttcagtagctgtggttcacaggctctagagcgcaggctcagtagttgtggcgcacgggcttagttgctctatggcatgtgggatcttcctggactggggcttgaacccgtgtcccctgcattggcaggcggattcttaaccactgagccaccagggaaaccccatattTGCTACTTTAAAAGAGTAGTATGTAAAACAGAAGACTAGAGGATGTTAACTTCTAGTTAGCAATATGTAACAATATGGATTTTCATATGTATTATCTATTTATGTATGTTCTACAAAAATATGTATTGCTGTGTTAACTGAAAGATTGGgcaataaaagttattaaagacaaaatgaaacaatTAGGTTCTCCCAGGGCAGTTTTTCTGGCCTTGTGGGACAGTCCAGAATGGTGGTTAGAAAGCAGCTTGGGAGCTACATTACTCATGCTCAAATACTGTCTCTGCCTCCCACTGGCTCTGTAAGCTCGGACAAGTCACCTCACTGcagtgtgcctcagttttctcacctgtaaagtggcaTCAGAATAACTGTACCTCATAGGGCCCTGTGGATTCAAGGAGTTAATTcatttaaagtgcttagaacagtgctttgcACATAGCAAGCTCTTGATAAATGTTAGCCAGTCCTGGAGATGTTGCTCGAGTGGCTCAGGTTGCAGGCTGTGGAATGACCACATCTGACCTCACTGACGTCCTGTCAGGAGCCAGTGGGAGAAGGTTCTCTTAAGGGCTCACTGAGCAAGCcctgaaaatgttttctgaaatagAGGTAAACTAACAAATGAAGGCACGGGTTTTCATCTACATGGAGGCAGGTTTAAGAAAGTTCATCTGTCTCCTTGCTATGGTCGAATGGCTCAGGGAGTAAGCAATTTGGGGTCTTCCACCACCTGAGTGACTAACTGGGGAATGTGTTTGCTGTCACTGAAGCAGAGTTAGTTGCCTCAACTCCCCATCAGGGTGGACTCAGCCTCGTGGCAGATGTCTGGAGTCTTAATTGGCtgctgggaggagaagggggcaGCTATAGTTACCCTCTCCCTACTTTAGTGGACATGGGTCCAGGGGGCACTCAGGGGAGCCAGAGCCATCTCACAGAGCCCTCACTGTTAGGGCCTAagagcaggggaaggagggggacagGGCCTGGGTCTGCTTGGAGGCCTAGCTCCGCCTGCCCGCATGTAACCTTCTCTGGCATGCCCCCTTCACCTTTTCCTCTactgccctctcctcctccccagaaAGTCTAAAGCGGACAGCGCCTTCAGGGATATTCATAGCAAATCTCTCTGGTAGGTTCCTTTCTGCTTCCTCCTCAATCAAGCCCTGGTTGAATAGTTACCCAAAATGCCAAGCTGGGGTTTGCTGTGCCAGTTTTTTGTTAACTTCCGTTTTTCTCTCTTAGAGTGTTTACAGAGGGCCTGTGTGTCAAAAGTCAGCCCTGTCGCAGGAGGCAGAAGCAGGGTTGGGTGCCCACGAAGGCAGTATTTCCCAAGCAGCCATGGATATTATCTTACCCAGTTAGCTCCGAGGGAGGACTGTGACCCGGGAAGGGCGAGCAATTTGTCCCCAGTCACTTAGAGCCAGGACTAGAACTCAGGTCTCTGAACCAAGAACCAGCAGAGTATAACTTTCCTTGCAGAATTTTGATGCTCAAGAGCAGGAACCCCAGAATCCCAGGCAGGTAATGAAGAAGAGGACAGCCAGGGTCAGAATTACGAAGAAACAATGATTTCCCAAACGCAAGGATGCCCAAACAGAATGACTTTGGGGAACTGCAAGAGACTAGCAGTCTTTGCACTGGTGAGGCTGGTGGGAACAGATCCTGAAAGGTCTGGAAACTCTGCTGAGaagtttggattttcttttgtAGACCACGGGTAGAGGTGAGACTTGATGGCCTTTACGCAGGGGAGTGACGTGGTCAGATTGGAATCCTCAGGTGGCCAGGCCAAGCAAGGTGGCCAGAGGACTCGGCAGTGGACAGCTTCTCCGGTGGTGACTACCTATGTATATGTTTGGCTGGGTGCTGCCTTTTCGCAGATGACAGGCCCAGCGATGCTGGACCGTATGTGGTTCACTACTTGGGGTAGccaagagaaaggggaggagtCTTGAAGTGCAAGTCCCCATAAGAGAGAGGACAAAGTGAATTTAACTCTAGTAGTCAAACTGGCCTGGCAACTGATAGTCACTGCTCCAATGCCCTCTTCTATTTACAGTCTTCTTAAACctgtagcttttatttttagctttctatTGCTTCCTTATTACTCTGCCTTTAGTGAGATTCctttcaaaaacaacaaaacaacaaaaaacctttcCCCCAGTTCTCCCCCAAGTCACTGTCctgtctttctctcctttgtacCACGTATTTGAGCCATCTATACTCCTGTCTCCATTCCTCAGCCCCCAGGCCCTCCCCTCCTGCTGCAGTCCGGCTTCTCCCCATATTTCTGAAATTCTGCTCCCTAAGGATACTCAGGACGTTGAAATTGTCTTCTCCGGTATCCCCTTTAATCTCTAAAATGAATGGGGGGAAAGGGAGtagaaaaaaaactattagaaattagatttcagtttgtttttatcTTAACTGTTAACATTtaagttttaagttttttatgttttctaatatacataatatttagaattatgctttatattatgtatatagttTATAAAAAGCATGACTATAGACATATgcgtaatttataaataaatgagcatgtAATAAGGGTATATGCTAAAGACTTTTTACAGAAGGGGTacactttaagaaaatgtttggaGATGACTGGTTTTCAAGATAAAGCTTAAACCCTTATTTTGGCATTCAAAGCTGTTTATAATTTAGCCTCAAATGATTCTGCggcttcctccccctccccttccctccctttacCAAGTAACATGCTCTAACTACAATGGACTATTACACATCTCCCAACTGTACCAAAACTTCAAGTTTTAGTTCAAATCTATGTTTGCACATAGATGTTCAATCAAACCTGTTAAATCTCACAATTGCTGCATTATTGTCATTCCACTGGCCTTGAAACTTTCCTCCTTGACTACTCTCAAGGGTGCTATCCTGgtttttcttctgctgctttGACTATTCCTTCTTCATTGGCTGCTTCCTCtatatttattccacaaatacttattgagcccCTGCTGTATGCCAGGTATGGTGACAGGCACTACAGATACAGTGAACAATTTGACTAGGTCCCTTTACCCCCAGCTTATACCCCAAAGCTCAATCTCTAGCCCTCTCCTCTTGTTACCTGTCTCCCTGTAGCTCTGATTTCTCTTCAGTTTGTCTCCTATTTCAAGCTACTTGTTGAATATTTCTGCCTGCAAATACTCCAGTCACCACGTCTGAATTCACTGCTCCCCTTCCTTACAGCTCTTTCTCTGGCCTCCTCATGCAGTTTCAATCTCTCTTGCATTGGTCCCTTTCTATATGCATTTCTATTGATACCGCTTCCCAACCAATATTAGAACCTACTTACCTGAGGTAGTTTTCTAACTGCTGTTCCTGCCTTTATTCTCTCCAAGTTGCCATTCTTCCCATCCTATCCTATCCATCCTTGCTGCCtaaatcattattttacataCTATTGCCGGCTTTGCCTTttaaggggtggggatggggtttGAGGAAAATTTGaggcctacttttttttttgcggtacgcaggcctctcactgttgtggcctctcctgttgcagagcacaggatccggacgcgcaggcccagccgctccgcggcatgtgggatcttcccagaccagggcacgaacccgtgtcccctgcatcggcaggcggaccctcaaccactgctccaccagggaagccctgaggcctACTTTTTATAGGGTATTGGAACCACTTCCCCCAGCAAGTTTCAAGGATATCTCACAAACCATTCAACGTGGTGTTTGAGGGTTCAACCTAATTATCCCCTTCTGCTCTACTCTACACAAACTTATTTGTGCTCATTATTTCCAGAAGACATCAAACCCATTGCTGGGTCTTCACTAGTGTCTCCCTTACCTATCCTGGCTCCTCAAGACAACTGTCTTCTCTCAGCTTATCATTTAGTACACATTGctttctttcaatatttctctGCCCGAAGACATTGGGGGCAGAAATGGGCCTTTGGCTTTTTGCAATCTAAAGTATATTGAAGTTTACTGTGTTATAAGCACTGTTCTGTTttacacatgcttttttttttctttcacaagccCAGATGCGTACTTCAACACCTCCATTTTATACAGAActtaatttgcccaaggccaaGTGGCAGGATTCAAATTTAAATTCAGGTTTAACTTCAGGACTTGGGCTCCCTTCAGGGACTAACTGCCTGACTCTGCAGTGGGTATAAAGCACATGGTAAGCACCAATCTTACCTCCAGGGACCCTCGGAACTAGGTCTGTACCTCCAAAAAAAGAGCAGATGCCCTGTGGAGAAGAaacctcaacaaatatttatggtggCTAATACTCCCCTCCCACAGGAATTTCTGCTGTTGGTGATCTCCCACAGTGCCTGGTTTGAACAACACACTCTGGCACCTAATCGTCTATTGTCCTAATCTGCTGTTTCTAGTGTTTTTGCCTAATGGTGGAaaaattttcttctctcatcAGTTTCAGCCTAGACCCACTGGCTGACATGAGGCTGCTAGGCCTTTACAGCAAGATCTTCCTACTCCACTGGTGAAGAGAATCAGTGGCACTCACATCTAAGGACCTTTTGGAGTTTTGCTGAAAATGCAGTCTTCTGATTAGATTTGGGGTgagacccaggaatctgcattttttaacACTGAGGTCATTCTTAGGCGGTTGTCAATGATCAGCCTACATTCCTGCCTGTGTGGACTGCCCCGTTTAGGCAGAATTATTTCCTGGCACAATGATTTCTCTAAACATTGCACACAGCAGGAGAATTAGAAGCTGGCCTCCTTTGTTTCTGGGTAGCCACTTGGCAGGTGTAATAACATCCTCTTGACAGGCCGCTTGCCACAGGTGCATGCGCGACACATGCGCCCCGCTGCTACCATCCCCCATTCAGTCTTGCTGCCCAACCAAGCCCCCTATCCCTACCACCACCCTGTAGCAGCTACCCTCTCCCAAGCCCTTAGACCCACCcagcccctttcccttccccttcccccacctcagcccctcccttcccccccagcccagcccttccctcccccacctcttctcTGGGTCCCCCAGGCTCCTCCCACCTCAGAACGTTTTTTGTTCCTGGCTAAGAGTTTTGCACGTGAGATTGAGGGCGGGGCGGGTGGGACTAGAGGACACACTGCCATTCATCAGAGGTCCTACCGAGTGGGCATACTTTTCCCATCTGAGAAACCCCTTATGTTTTCTACCAGAGAAATGGGCAGAGGCCTCTCTCTGGAACCTGGCTAGAGGGATGTCACTCTCCAAGAGACCCCCACAGTCTCTGCAAACGTCCCAAAGCAGGCCCAGCCTGCCGTGTTCCTTTGTTGGGATGGAAAGGGAATGGAATCTTACCAGTAAGGTGAAAAGGGCTGGAGAAAATACCAGGGACGGGCCCACCCTTCTCCCTACAAAAGCCTAACactagaagggaagaaaagaaatgcaccAACAAAGAGTTTAAGATAGTAGTTCCCAGCTTTTTCAAATATGAAGCATTTTTTAACCAatccactttttaatttttaaattcttgacaTTACAGAACTAAACTGAAATTTATTAACATTCCACTCTTACATTTCTTATcgacaaacagaaataaaattcatgacccaaaaacccaaaactaaaaacagggaaaagcttataaaactaaatatggaTCCCAGCATTAACAGCTGAACAgagaatgtgatttttaaattcttagcGGATGATAAAGTTGTGTAGAAACCGAACacttacaaattatttaaaacctGGAATCACTGACCAGAAATTACACAGTTGGATCATGGGAAAACAGCAGAAAGGGGTTATGAGGGAACCTACACTGTTCTAGCTGCACCCCATGCCCTTCTCAGAGGAAAGCCTGGCATTGATTAGATATTGGGCCAGACTAATACTGGCAGCAGAACCAGTGATAGTAACCTGCCTACCAGAAGAGCCTTCCACTGGGTTAGCAATTTTGATCTGGGCCCCGGACATCTGGCGGATCTCATTAATGTTGGCGCCTTGGCGCCCGATTATGCAGCCAATTAAGTTATTTGGAATGGTGAGTTCATGGGTAGTTTGAGTAGATGCATCCAAACTTGCCCAATAGCCTTTCACCTCTGGAGAGCTGGAGTCAATTCCGGCGAATCCGGTCCCGCCGTGCATCATGGCAAAGTGAGACTGTTGTCTTGCCACCTGGTTCAGCTTGGCCAGATCGAGCGGAGAAATGGTGTGTTGTCCTTGAATCGAGTAGGCATCTAGAGGTGGTCCCTCCAGGTCATGGGTGGCGTGAGGGTAGCCAGCAGCGTCGCTGCACCGATCTTGACCGCCCGCGCAGATCACTGGAGAGCTGGCCGGCATGGGCTGGTACGGAATGGTCATGACTCTCCCTTGCGGAGACTGGGAGAGCGTCTCCAGCATGACCAGGCAGATCTGCTTGACACACTCGGTGACAGACTGCGGCACGCCAGCAATGGTGATGGCCCGCTCGGTGGAGTTGGGCAGCATATCCCCCGCCACCTGGACCTGGGCCCCGGTACTCTCGCGGATCTCTTTGATCTTACACCCGCCTTTCCCAATCAGGGAGCCGCACTGGGTGGCCGGCACCACCAGCCTCAGGGTGACCGGGGGCCTGCTGGCCGCCGTGCTGTTGGTCATGGAGCTGTTGATATCTTCTTCCAGCTTGTCGATAATCATAGCGAAGGCCTTAAAGATGGCATTGGTGGGGCCGGTCAGAGTGATGATTCTCTCCGGGCAATTCCCCTCCGAGATGTTGATCCGCGCGCCACTCTCCTCGCGGATCCTCTTAACCGACTCCCCTTTCTTCCCAATGATGCTTCCTACTTCCTTTCCGTGCATAAGCAGCCGAATGGTGAGAGTCACATTTAGTCCACTTTCAGTCACACCGGCATCCATGGCGAGCGGCGGGCGGCGTTCGGGGGAGTTGGGCTCGTTACGTGGTCAAGTCTTTGGtggctggctgggggaggggaggtgtaggCCCAAAACTGCCGGCGCGAGGCGAGCGAGGGCCGCGGGAGCGAGCGGGCGAGGGCGGGAGGCCGCGGCGTCGTCGCaggggcgggcggcggcggcggagggggcGAGCGGGGCCGGGAGCGGCGGGCGGGCGGGTGGGCGAGGGCGCGGCGGTGGCGACTCCGGCGGCAGCCTCGGCGGTCTGGGCGGGGCGGGAAGCCCGCTTTCAACCCCGCGTACCCTCTGACCCCGGAAGTGCTTGCTGCGCAGGACCccttgaaaaaaaatgaggaccCATCCTTTTTAGGTCACAAGATTGCGCCAACCCCCATagagtagtttttaaaatacacttttaacAGCCTAGCATTGAAAAGAAAGCCCCGGTAGGCAGAAACTGTGAGTCCGGCAAAGTTTTAAAACGAACATGTATTTTATTAACCCCAGAGGCGCCGGCAGATGTTTGGAAACGGTAGTGTTCTGCGCGGAGGCGACACATTATTTTCCCGCCCTACAAAAGCGGTTTAAGCGCGGAGCGACACGGGCAGCCCCGGCGATAACTGCAGGCGGATGCTAGGACGCCGCGGATTTAAAACATGCGCTCGAGGCGGCCAGAGCGCGTGCGTGA
This window contains:
- the PCBP1 gene encoding poly(rC)-binding protein 1; the protein is MDAGVTESGLNVTLTIRLLMHGKEVGSIIGKKGESVKRIREESGARINISEGNCPERIITLTGPTNAIFKAFAMIIDKLEEDINSSMTNSTAASRPPVTLRLVVPATQCGSLIGKGGCKIKEIRESTGAQVQVAGDMLPNSTERAITIAGVPQSVTECVKQICLVMLETLSQSPQGRVMTIPYQPMPASSPVICAGGQDRCSDAAGYPHATHDLEGPPLDAYSIQGQHTISPLDLAKLNQVARQQSHFAMMHGGTGFAGIDSSSPEVKGYWASLDASTQTTHELTIPNNLIGCIIGRQGANINEIRQMSGAQIKIANPVEGSSGRQVTITGSAASISLAQYLINARLSSEKGMGCS